The genomic segment ACAGGGCAGTTACACATAGCCATAAGGCGGTTCTCTTTTTTGTGGATGTTGCTTGCATTTGAAATTCCTCCTTGCAAATTTGATGTTACTAGTGTATAATGATTTCTGATGATATACAATAGTCAGAAACGGAGAAAATAATATAGCCAGATGAAATATGTGATTCAAAAAGAGAACCGACCGGTGTACTTACAGCTGTATAAGCTGATCCGGAACGATATCATAAACCAGGTGTACCCATACAACAGCCGACTGCCCTCCAAGCGGATGCTGGCGGAGGAACTGGGTATCAGCACCATTACCATTGAGCATGCATACGGACTGTTGTGCGATGAAGGGTATGCGGAGGCACGGGAACGGAGCGGCTATTTCGTGATCTTTCAGCCTTCGGATGGCTTTGCCGGATCCACTGCGGAGCCTGTACCAGTTTTCCATAAAAAACTGGATACATCTTCTTATCCGACCTTTTCTATATCCATATTGAGCAAAACCATGCGGAAGGTTCTGACAGATTACGGAGAAACGATTCTGGAGAAGTCACCCAACGCCGGAGGCATACAGCTACGCAGTGCCATCCGGCAGTATCTGGCACGGAATCGGGGCATTCAGGTGGAAATCGGGCAAATTGTCATTGGTTCCGGTGCAGAATATCTGTACCGTCTGATCGTGGAGCTGCTGGGCAGAAGCCGGGTATACGGTATCGAATCCCCCTCCTATGACAAGATCGAGCAGATCTACCGGGCGGCGGATGTGGACTATGAGCTGCTGCCCCTTTCTGCGGATGGCATTGACAGCGGCGCTCTGGCTGCCACCCGGGCGGATGTGCTGCATACCACGCCTTATCGGAGCTTTCCCACTGGCGTGACTGCCACCGCCTCTAAGCGGTATGAGTACATACGCTGGTCCGGATATGGGGAAAGATTCATTGTCGAGTCGGATTATGGCTCGGAGTTTTCTGTATCCTCCCAACCCATGGAAACCTTATTTGTGTTGTCCGATTTTGACAACGTGATTTATCTGAACACCTTTTCCCGAACCATCTCTCCCTCCATGCGAATCGGGTATATGGTGCTCCCAAAACAGCTTGTTAATCAGTTCCAGGATAGACTGGGTTTTTATTCCTGTACGGTGCCCACATTTGACCAGCTAGTTCTGACGGAGCTGATCAACAATGGGGACTTTGAACGGCATATCAACCGGGTAAGACGGGCAAAGCGCAGGGAGCTGGAGCATGAAACATGATCCCTGGTAATGCCTCATAGGCTTTGCGCCGGATCACCTGCATCCCGCTCTTAGATGCCATCACAGCGCCGTTCCCTTTTCGGAACAAAAAAGCGGCTCGTGTCCGTATGCTCCAGTTCCAGCAGCCGGATTTTCTTATGGATGCCCCCGGCGTATCCGGTCAGACTGCCGTTGGTTCCTACTACCCGGTGGCAGGGGATGAGAATGGAGATCTCATTGTGTCCCACAGCGCCGCCCACTGCCTGGGCGGACATGCGGGCTATTCCCTGTTGCCTTGCAAGCTGCTGAGCGATTTCGCCATAGGTCACGGTTTGCCCATAGGGAATTTGCAAAAGAATGCTCCAAACAGCCTGCCGGAAGGAGGAACCGATGGGATGCAGGGGCGGCATGAAATCGGGTTCTTTGCCGGTGAAGTAAATATCCAGCCAGCGTTTGGTTTCCGAAAGGATTGGTGTTTCCTGCCGGATATGTTTCTGGGGCAAATTGTTGGCAAAATATTTTTCGCCCTCAAACCACAGACCGGTCAGTCCTGTTTCGTCCGCTGCCAGCAAAATGTCGCCCAGTGGTGAATCATATGGTTGAATAAAAGTCATTGTTTCCCTCCAAAAGGTCGGAATTCTTTTTCTGCATGGGCTATGCGCCTTTATTTTTTGGCTTGTAATCCCGCAGTTCCGGGATAGCACCGCCTGCTGCTGCCCATAAATATAAGCTTGCGACACTGCAATAGGGCGTGAATCGGCGACGGTATTTTTCAAACAGCTTCCGGTCAATGTTTCTGTGGTGATAAACCATGCGCAATCCGCGCTGGATTGCCAGGTCATCGAAGCTGAAAATATCAGGGCGCTGCATGCAAAACAGCAGGATCATCTCCGCCGTCCAGACGCCAATGCCCTTGAGGGTACACAGCGCCCGGATTGCGTCCGCATCCGTCATGTGCCACACAGCCTCCAGGTTGCAGGCACCGCTGCAAACTTTTTGAGCAAAATCCGTGATATACTCTGCCTTGCGGAACGTCATGCCCAAGGATTGCAGCTTTGGAGCACCGGCAGAGAGAATGGTTTCCGCATTCACCTTGCCCAGCGCTTCCTGCATCCGCAGCCAGATGGTCGCCTGGGCCTTTGTGGAGATCTGC from the Ruminococcus champanellensis 18P13 = JCM 17042 genome contains:
- a CDS encoding PLP-dependent aminotransferase family protein — its product is MKYVIQKENRPVYLQLYKLIRNDIINQVYPYNSRLPSKRMLAEELGISTITIEHAYGLLCDEGYAEARERSGYFVIFQPSDGFAGSTAEPVPVFHKKLDTSSYPTFSISILSKTMRKVLTDYGETILEKSPNAGGIQLRSAIRQYLARNRGIQVEIGQIVIGSGAEYLYRLIVELLGRSRVYGIESPSYDKIEQIYRAADVDYELLPLSADGIDSGALAATRADVLHTTPYRSFPTGVTATASKRYEYIRWSGYGERFIVESDYGSEFSVSSQPMETLFVLSDFDNVIYLNTFSRTISPSMRIGYMVLPKQLVNQFQDRLGFYSCTVPTFDQLVLTELINNGDFERHINRVRRAKRRELEHET
- a CDS encoding methylated-DNA--[protein]-cysteine S-methyltransferase is translated as MTFIQPYDSPLGDILLAADETGLTGLWFEGEKYFANNLPQKHIRQETPILSETKRWLDIYFTGKEPDFMPPLHPIGSSFRQAVWSILLQIPYGQTVTYGEIAQQLARQQGIARMSAQAVGGAVGHNEISILIPCHRVVGTNGSLTGYAGGIHKKIRLLELEHTDTSRFFVPKRERRCDGI
- a CDS encoding DNA-3-methyladenine glycosylase family protein, coding for MYFAYGEREISYLRQKDRRLCEVIDRIGHIDREVDTDLFSSVIHHIIGQQISTKAQATIWLRMQEALGKVNAETILSAGAPKLQSLGMTFRKAEYITDFAQKVCSGACNLEAVWHMTDADAIRALCTLKGIGVWTAEMILLFCMQRPDIFSFDDLAIQRGLRMVYHHRNIDRKLFEKYRRRFTPYCSVASLYLWAAAGGAIPELRDYKPKNKGA